A single region of the Xiphophorus maculatus strain JP 163 A chromosome 3, X_maculatus-5.0-male, whole genome shotgun sequence genome encodes:
- the LOC102216911 gene encoding apolipoprotein Eb-like, with protein sequence MKAVALILALAVITGCNGRVVRQAETSLTRVENSVERFLQYITDLNQQADGVLENLKVPELSKELETLITDTMSELTTYRDGIQSRLATYTAGSPDQIPEDLQLLANRLQKDMTDAKERSTEYLNELKTMVEQNTDDVRGRITAYTTKLRKRLTKDTEDIRDTVSTYMSEIQSRTNQNLDTVKENVEPYIEQARDSAAQKLKDISTILETQAETIRTQLESSMKELSTSMDSKLEELTELLSPYATQVREHLDNVMQKVKETATK encoded by the exons ATGAAGGCTGTAGCTCTGATCCTCGCTCTGGCAGTCATCACTG GCTGCAATGGTCGTGTTGTGCGACAGGCTGAGACCTCTTTGACCCGCGTGGAGAACAGTGTGGAACGATTCCTGCAGTACATCACAGACCTGAACCAACAAGCCGATGGAGTCCTGGAGAACCTCAAAGTCCCTGAGCTCAGCAAGGAGTTGGA AACTCTCATCACTGACACCATGAGTGAGCTTACAACATACAGAGATGGCATCCAGAGCAGGCTGGCCACTTACACCGCAGGTTCCCCAGATCAGATCCCTGAGGATCTCCAGCTTCTGGCTAACAGACTGCAGAAAGACATGACAGATGCCAAGGAGCGCAGCACTGAGTACCTGAATGAGCTCAAGACCATGGTTGAGCAGAACACAGATGACGTCCGCGGCCGCATCACCGCCTACACAACAAAGCTGAGGAAGCGCCTGACCAAAGACACTGAAGACATCAGAGA CACCGTGTCCACCTACATGAGTGAGATCCAGTCCCGCACCAACCAGAACCTAGATACCGTGAAGGAGAACGTTGAGCCCTACATCGAGCAGGCCAGAGATTCCGCCGCTCAGAAGCTGAAGGACATCTCCACCATCCTGGAGACCCAGGCTGAGACCATCAGGACCCAGCTGGAAAGCAGCATGAAGGAGCTGAGCACCTCCATGGACAGCAAGCTGGAGGAGCTAACAGAGCTGCTCTCCCCATACGCCACCCAGGTCCGCGAGCACCTTGACAATGTCATGCAGAAGGTCAAGGAGACTGCcactaaataa
- the LOC106699636 gene encoding apolipoprotein A-I-like — protein MKVLAVLVLAVFTGCNANLFYADAPKPQLEVMTDAFWDYVGKATQTADDTLQMIRKSQFGQDISSRLTDGAEAASQYAVTLQEQLPPRAQELITRVTQEAEDLRDRLNTDLNNAREKLEPYTENLKVQIRERVEQLKQELAPYTESLDTETLRTTVIQKSEELKAQLEQSVQELQTHLGPYTDDLKQKVDQHLEDFKQRVAPVTERVQDHLTQRAQQVKEIAAPYVDNLRERLDPYAQDLQTRLTSLYESYIKAN, from the exons ATGAAGGTCCTTGCTGTGCTCGTCCTGGCCGTTTTCACCG GCTGCAATGCCAACCTCTTCTACGCTGACGCTCCCAAGCCACAGCTGGAGGTAATGACTGATGCTTTCTGGGACTATGTCGGCAAAGCCACCCAGACAGCTGATGACACCCTTCAGATGATCAGAAAGTCCCAGTTTGGCCAGGATATCAG TTCCCGTCTCACCGACGGCGCTGAAGCAGCCAGCCAGTATGCAGTCACCCTGCAGGAGCAGCTCCCACCCAGAGCCCAGGAACTGATCACCAGAGTCACCCAAGAGGCAGAAGATCTGAGAGATCGCTTGAACACCGACCTGAACAACGCCCGGGAGAAGCTGGAGCCCTACACTGAGAACCTGAAGGTCCAGATCAGAGAGAGAGTGGAGCAGCTCAAGCAGGAGCTGGCCCCCTACACCGAGAGTTTGGATACTGAGACCCTGAGGACCACCGTCATCCAGAAAAGCGAGGAGCTGAAGGCTCAGCTGGAGCAGAGTGTGCAGGAGCTGCAGACTCACCTGGGGCCCTACACCGACGACCTGAAGCAGAAGGTTGACCAGCACCTGGAAGACTTCAAGCAGAGAGTCGCTCCCGTGACCGAGAGAGTACAGGATCACCTCACACAGAGAGCCCAGCAGGTGAAGGAAATCGCTGCCCCATACGTAGACAACCTGAGGGAGAGGCTGGACCCCTATGCCCAGGACCTCCAGACTCGTCTCACCTCCCTCTATGAATCCTACATCAAGGCCAACTAA
- the LOC102232016 gene encoding apolipoprotein A-I-like: MKVFVLLIAAVLSGCNANLFYADAPKPKLEVLTDAFWDYIAKATQTADDTLEMIRSSPIGQEVNARLTESADLASKYAVTLQQQLSPAAEDLMNKITTEADMLKSVLTQELSSVRGKLEPYTENMKAQIQQRVEQLKQELAPYADSLDSEALRSTLIQKSEELKTNLEQSVKDLQAQLGPYTDDLKQKVDLHLEAFQKSVAPMTEKVQVELTQRASLVKQIVAPYAEDLREKLDPYAQDLQSQLMSLYQSFVEAN; this comes from the exons ATGAAGGTGTTTGTGTTGCTAATCGCTGCAGTGCTCTCTG GTTGCAATGCCAACCTCTTCTATGCTGATGCTCCAAAGCCAAAGTTAGAAGTGTTGACTGATGCTTTCTGGGACTACATTGCCAAGGCCACACAAACAGCTGATGATACTCTGGAGATGATTAGGAGCTCACCAATTGGACAGGAAGTTAA TGCCCGCTTGACAGAGAGTGCTGACTTAGCCAGCAAGTATGCTGTGACCCTGCAGCAGCAACTTTCCCCCGCAGCCGAGGACCTGATGAACAAGATCACCACAGAggctgacatgctgaaaagcgTGCTGACCCAAGAGCTCAGCTCCGTCAGAGGCAAACTGGAGCCCTACACAGAGAACATGAAGGCCCAGATCCAGCAGAGAGTTGAGCAGCTCAAGCAGGAGCTGGCTCCCTACGCAGACTCGCTGGACTCTGAGGCGCTGAGGTCCACTTTGATTCAAAAGAGCGAAGAGCTGAAGACCAACCTGGAGCAGAGCGTGAAGGACCTGCAGGCTCAACTGGGGCCCTACACAGATGACCTGAAGCAAAAGGTTGACCTGCACCTGGAAGCGTTCCAGAAAAGCGTAGCCCCCATGACCGAGAAGGTCCAGGTAGAACTGACCCAGAGAGCCAGTCTGGTGAAGCAAATTGTGGCTCCCTATGCTGAGGACCTGAGAGAGAAACTGGACCCCTACGCTCAGGACCTCCAGTCCCAGCTCATGTCTCTCTACCAGTCATTTGTCGAAGCCAACTAA
- the LOC111608117 gene encoding neurogenic locus notch homolog protein 1-like isoform X3 codes for MESRCLRDGFDCLKNRGHCNPGHTQYCRAYYASNRCDQGCNNAACGWDGSDCFREQSPLWAKGTLLLHTKIPKQNLSLAVTPLLWTLSVILQSPLKLRGNISLAANLNLFDIYPQKFADMLAHSSPTDSNGSLLFLQVDNRPCSRSPSTCFPYATEAGSFLRAVIMTKPSTFPMLQELQVIIGIRGVQEEIGTREEQVEVEEQTPAWIWAVAAIAVGLLILIPLVVFLVMRKMRLQRSENNGTVRVRHRSKVANDDDSSKSKAWMQHTPHQEQRVRYSREKDKISLRKKKKYKEAEKKRRREPLGEDAIRMRPMKRDQEPGSDTDFTQSSMEDINIMCSRRLEDPSICDHRTADQRHFRPGAVQTRRPIQPPPRGWERNAMPPPLLSPPQQSAEWCGPDGSVVLIRAVRSGLDRVVLELLQAGVPVNNTDHTGRSALHWACSVNHLSLARTLIRYGAAVDLQDNKGETALFLSSLHGCYDTSRLLLLHGANLELHDRRGRRPIDVAREAMHHQVLELLLAHQIQRGPVPVNTASDVMWEERALMYSPWVSSQGLPGRSASFSGMIAHRDMTSTPQNDWSMGRMQYPPPQNWRPQLNQSATALVPPRVMGRSPRPISTLQEVTSEDEDRDRHHENPRATTPHFLSPQPAPRQRSFSCTQHALQRRSSALQPEPNYLIVTDRTANEPIERVVVSPPPTTAAQPDRQPAMNVENTSRVNQAAVSSVNTEQKPNTNSTTDSTQTVL; via the exons ATGGAGTCACGTTGCCTTCGAGACGGATTTGACTGCCTGAAGAATCGTGGTCACTGCAA TCCGGGACACACTCAGTACTGTCGAGCTTATTATGCCAGCAATCGCTGTGACCAGGGCTGCAACAACGCTGCCTGTGGATGGGATGGAAGTGACTGCTTCAGAGAGCAGAGCCCTCTGTGGGCTAAAGGCACCTTGCTTCTTCACACCAAAATCCCAAAACAAAATCTCTCCCTTGCTGTCACTCCTCTACTCTGGACACTCAGCGTCATCCTGCAGTCACCCCTGAAACTGAGGGGAAACATTTCCCTTGCAGCAAACTTGAACTTGTTTGATATTTACCCTCAGAAGTTTGCTGACATGCTGGCTCACTCTTCACCAACAGACTCTAATGG TTCCCTCCTGTTCCTACAAGTCGACAACAGGCCTTGCTCCAGGTCACCTTCTACCTGTTTCCCGTACGCTACTGAAGCCGGCAGTTTCCTACGTGCCGTGATAATGACAAAGCCTTCAACGTTCCCAATGCTGCAGGAGCTGCAAGTCATTATCGGCATCAGAGGTGTCCAAGAGGAAATAGGAACCAGAGAGGAACAAGTGGAAGTTGAAG AGCAAACCCCTGCCTGGATTTGGGCTGTAGCTGCCATTGCAGTTGGACTTCTGATTTTGATTCCTCTGGTGGTCTTTCTGGTGATGAGGAAGATGAGATTGCAGCGATCAGAGAACAACGGCACTGTTAGGGTGAGACATCGGTCTAAAGTTGCTAACGATGATGACAGCAGCAAATCCAAGGCCTGGATGCAACACACACCACACCAAGAGCAACGAGTTCGATAtagcagagagaaagataaaattAGCCTtcggaagaaaaagaaatacaaggaagcagagaaaaagaggaggagggaacCGTTAGGGGAGGATGCCATACGAATGCG GCCTATGAAAAGGGATCAAGAGCCAGGAAGTGACACAGATTTTACCCAAAGCTCAATGGAGGACATCAACATAATGTGCTCCAGGCGACTGGAGGACCCATCCATCTGTGACCACAGGACCGCGGACCAGAGACACTTTCGGCCTGGAGCCGTGCAAACCCGCAGGCCAATACAAC CTCCACCTAGAGGATGGGAAAGGAATGCCATGCCTCCTCCTTTGCTCAGTCCCCCCCAGCAG TCAGCAGAGTGGTGTGGTCCCGATGGGtctgtggttctgatccgaGCTGTGCGCAGTGGGCTGGACAGAGTGGTCCTGGAACTGTTGCAAGCTGGAGTTCCAGTAAACAACACAGATCATACTG GGAGATCAGCCCTACACTGGGCATGCTCAGTAAATCACCTCTCCCTAGCAAGGACCCTCATTCGCTATGGAGCTGCTGTGGACCTTCAAGACAACAAG ggTGAGACAGcgctcttcctctcctccctccatgGCTGTTATGACACTTCCAGGCTTCTCCTGCTTCATGGTGCCAACCTGGAGCTGCATGACCGGAGGGGCCGTCGTCCAATCGATGTGGCCAGAGAGGCCATGCACCATCAGGTCCTGGAGCTCTTGCTGGCTCACCAGATCCAGAGAGGGCCTGTTCCTGTTAACACGGCCAGCGATGTGATGTGGGAGGAGCGTGCTCTAATGTACTCACCCTGGGTCAGTTCTCAGGGTCTCCCTGGAAGAAGCGCCTCATTCTCTGGGATGATAGCCCATCGAGACATGACCTCAACACCTCAGAA TGATTGGTCAATGGGCCGAATGCAGTACCCACCGCCCCAGAACTGGAGACCCCAGCTCAATCAATCAGCCACGGCACTCGTTCCTCCAAGAGTCATGGGTCGTTCCCCTCGGCCAATCAGTACCTTACAGGAGGTGACATCAGAAGACGAGGATCGTGACAGGCATCACGAAAACCCCCGAGCCACTACACCTCACTTCCTCTCTCCCCAGCCAGCCCCTCGGCAGCGCTCTTTCTCTTGTACCCAGCATGCACTGCAGCGCCGCTCCAGCGCTCTCCAGCCTGAGCCGAATTACCTCATTGTGACAGACAGAACAGCCAATGAGCCCATTGAAAGGGTGGTGGTTTCACCCCCACCGACCACTGCCGCCCAACCAGATCGCCAACCAGCGATGAACGTTGAAAATACCAGCAGAGTGAATCAGGCCGCAGTGAGTTCAGTGAATACTGAGCAGAAACCCAACACAAACAGCACCACTGACTCCACGCAAACAGTCTTGTAG
- the LOC111608117 gene encoding neurogenic locus notch homolog protein 1-like isoform X2: MNMLSLRMFVLLGLSCTSQAGSSDPWDQCRENNCKEKFGDGTCNRECMESRCLRDGFDCLKNRGHCNPGHTQYCRAYYASNRCDQGCNNAACGWDGSDCFREQSPLWAKGTLLLHTKIPKQNLSLAVTPLLWTLSVILQSPLKLRGNISLAANLNLFDIYPQKFADMLAHSSPTDSNGSLLFLQVDNRPCSRSPSTCFPYATEAGSFLRAVIMTKPSTFPMLQELQVIIGIRGVQEEIGTREEQVEVEEQTPAWIWAVAAIAVGLLILIPLVVFLVMRKMRLQRSENNGTVRVRHRSKVANDDDSSKSKAWMQHTPHQEQRVRYSREKDKISLRKKKKYKEAEKKRRREPLGEDAIRMRPMKRDQEPGSDTDFTQSSMEDINIMCSRRLEDPSICDHRTADQRHFRPGAVQTRRPIQPPPRGWERNAMPPPLLSPPQQSAEWCGPDGSVVLIRAVRSGLDRVVLELLQAGVPVNNTDHTGRSALHWACSVNHLSLARTLIRYGAAVDLQDNKGETALFLSSLHGCYDTSRLLLLHGANLELHDRRGRRPIDVAREAMHHQVLELLLAHQIQRGPVPVNTASDVMWEERALMYSPWVSSQGLPGRSASFSGMIAHRDMTSTPQNDWSMGRMQYPPPQNWRPQLNQSATALVPPRVMGRSPRPISTLQEVTSEDEDRDRHHENPRATTPHFLSPQPAPRQRSFSCTQHALQRRSSALQPEPNYLIVTDRTANEPIERVVVSPPPTTAAQPDRQPAMNVENTSRVNQAAVSSVNTEQKPNTNSTTDSTQTVL; this comes from the exons CTGGGTCCAGTGATCCATGGGACCAGTGTCGCGAGAACAATTGCAAGGAGAAGTTCGGAGATGGGACATGTAACCGAGAATGCATGGAGTCACGTTGCCTTCGAGACGGATTTGACTGCCTGAAGAATCGTGGTCACTGCAA TCCGGGACACACTCAGTACTGTCGAGCTTATTATGCCAGCAATCGCTGTGACCAGGGCTGCAACAACGCTGCCTGTGGATGGGATGGAAGTGACTGCTTCAGAGAGCAGAGCCCTCTGTGGGCTAAAGGCACCTTGCTTCTTCACACCAAAATCCCAAAACAAAATCTCTCCCTTGCTGTCACTCCTCTACTCTGGACACTCAGCGTCATCCTGCAGTCACCCCTGAAACTGAGGGGAAACATTTCCCTTGCAGCAAACTTGAACTTGTTTGATATTTACCCTCAGAAGTTTGCTGACATGCTGGCTCACTCTTCACCAACAGACTCTAATGG TTCCCTCCTGTTCCTACAAGTCGACAACAGGCCTTGCTCCAGGTCACCTTCTACCTGTTTCCCGTACGCTACTGAAGCCGGCAGTTTCCTACGTGCCGTGATAATGACAAAGCCTTCAACGTTCCCAATGCTGCAGGAGCTGCAAGTCATTATCGGCATCAGAGGTGTCCAAGAGGAAATAGGAACCAGAGAGGAACAAGTGGAAGTTGAAG AGCAAACCCCTGCCTGGATTTGGGCTGTAGCTGCCATTGCAGTTGGACTTCTGATTTTGATTCCTCTGGTGGTCTTTCTGGTGATGAGGAAGATGAGATTGCAGCGATCAGAGAACAACGGCACTGTTAGGGTGAGACATCGGTCTAAAGTTGCTAACGATGATGACAGCAGCAAATCCAAGGCCTGGATGCAACACACACCACACCAAGAGCAACGAGTTCGATAtagcagagagaaagataaaattAGCCTtcggaagaaaaagaaatacaaggaagcagagaaaaagaggaggagggaacCGTTAGGGGAGGATGCCATACGAATGCG GCCTATGAAAAGGGATCAAGAGCCAGGAAGTGACACAGATTTTACCCAAAGCTCAATGGAGGACATCAACATAATGTGCTCCAGGCGACTGGAGGACCCATCCATCTGTGACCACAGGACCGCGGACCAGAGACACTTTCGGCCTGGAGCCGTGCAAACCCGCAGGCCAATACAAC CTCCACCTAGAGGATGGGAAAGGAATGCCATGCCTCCTCCTTTGCTCAGTCCCCCCCAGCAG TCAGCAGAGTGGTGTGGTCCCGATGGGtctgtggttctgatccgaGCTGTGCGCAGTGGGCTGGACAGAGTGGTCCTGGAACTGTTGCAAGCTGGAGTTCCAGTAAACAACACAGATCATACTG GGAGATCAGCCCTACACTGGGCATGCTCAGTAAATCACCTCTCCCTAGCAAGGACCCTCATTCGCTATGGAGCTGCTGTGGACCTTCAAGACAACAAG ggTGAGACAGcgctcttcctctcctccctccatgGCTGTTATGACACTTCCAGGCTTCTCCTGCTTCATGGTGCCAACCTGGAGCTGCATGACCGGAGGGGCCGTCGTCCAATCGATGTGGCCAGAGAGGCCATGCACCATCAGGTCCTGGAGCTCTTGCTGGCTCACCAGATCCAGAGAGGGCCTGTTCCTGTTAACACGGCCAGCGATGTGATGTGGGAGGAGCGTGCTCTAATGTACTCACCCTGGGTCAGTTCTCAGGGTCTCCCTGGAAGAAGCGCCTCATTCTCTGGGATGATAGCCCATCGAGACATGACCTCAACACCTCAGAA TGATTGGTCAATGGGCCGAATGCAGTACCCACCGCCCCAGAACTGGAGACCCCAGCTCAATCAATCAGCCACGGCACTCGTTCCTCCAAGAGTCATGGGTCGTTCCCCTCGGCCAATCAGTACCTTACAGGAGGTGACATCAGAAGACGAGGATCGTGACAGGCATCACGAAAACCCCCGAGCCACTACACCTCACTTCCTCTCTCCCCAGCCAGCCCCTCGGCAGCGCTCTTTCTCTTGTACCCAGCATGCACTGCAGCGCCGCTCCAGCGCTCTCCAGCCTGAGCCGAATTACCTCATTGTGACAGACAGAACAGCCAATGAGCCCATTGAAAGGGTGGTGGTTTCACCCCCACCGACCACTGCCGCCCAACCAGATCGCCAACCAGCGATGAACGTTGAAAATACCAGCAGAGTGAATCAGGCCGCAGTGAGTTCAGTGAATACTGAGCAGAAACCCAACACAAACAGCACCACTGACTCCACGCAAACAGTCTTGTAG
- the LOC111608117 gene encoding neurogenic locus notch homolog protein 1-like isoform X1: MNMLSLRMFVLLGLSCTSQAAGSSDPWDQCRENNCKEKFGDGTCNRECMESRCLRDGFDCLKNRGHCNPGHTQYCRAYYASNRCDQGCNNAACGWDGSDCFREQSPLWAKGTLLLHTKIPKQNLSLAVTPLLWTLSVILQSPLKLRGNISLAANLNLFDIYPQKFADMLAHSSPTDSNGSLLFLQVDNRPCSRSPSTCFPYATEAGSFLRAVIMTKPSTFPMLQELQVIIGIRGVQEEIGTREEQVEVEEQTPAWIWAVAAIAVGLLILIPLVVFLVMRKMRLQRSENNGTVRVRHRSKVANDDDSSKSKAWMQHTPHQEQRVRYSREKDKISLRKKKKYKEAEKKRRREPLGEDAIRMRPMKRDQEPGSDTDFTQSSMEDINIMCSRRLEDPSICDHRTADQRHFRPGAVQTRRPIQPPPRGWERNAMPPPLLSPPQQSAEWCGPDGSVVLIRAVRSGLDRVVLELLQAGVPVNNTDHTGRSALHWACSVNHLSLARTLIRYGAAVDLQDNKGETALFLSSLHGCYDTSRLLLLHGANLELHDRRGRRPIDVAREAMHHQVLELLLAHQIQRGPVPVNTASDVMWEERALMYSPWVSSQGLPGRSASFSGMIAHRDMTSTPQNDWSMGRMQYPPPQNWRPQLNQSATALVPPRVMGRSPRPISTLQEVTSEDEDRDRHHENPRATTPHFLSPQPAPRQRSFSCTQHALQRRSSALQPEPNYLIVTDRTANEPIERVVVSPPPTTAAQPDRQPAMNVENTSRVNQAAVSSVNTEQKPNTNSTTDSTQTVL; this comes from the exons CAGCTGGGTCCAGTGATCCATGGGACCAGTGTCGCGAGAACAATTGCAAGGAGAAGTTCGGAGATGGGACATGTAACCGAGAATGCATGGAGTCACGTTGCCTTCGAGACGGATTTGACTGCCTGAAGAATCGTGGTCACTGCAA TCCGGGACACACTCAGTACTGTCGAGCTTATTATGCCAGCAATCGCTGTGACCAGGGCTGCAACAACGCTGCCTGTGGATGGGATGGAAGTGACTGCTTCAGAGAGCAGAGCCCTCTGTGGGCTAAAGGCACCTTGCTTCTTCACACCAAAATCCCAAAACAAAATCTCTCCCTTGCTGTCACTCCTCTACTCTGGACACTCAGCGTCATCCTGCAGTCACCCCTGAAACTGAGGGGAAACATTTCCCTTGCAGCAAACTTGAACTTGTTTGATATTTACCCTCAGAAGTTTGCTGACATGCTGGCTCACTCTTCACCAACAGACTCTAATGG TTCCCTCCTGTTCCTACAAGTCGACAACAGGCCTTGCTCCAGGTCACCTTCTACCTGTTTCCCGTACGCTACTGAAGCCGGCAGTTTCCTACGTGCCGTGATAATGACAAAGCCTTCAACGTTCCCAATGCTGCAGGAGCTGCAAGTCATTATCGGCATCAGAGGTGTCCAAGAGGAAATAGGAACCAGAGAGGAACAAGTGGAAGTTGAAG AGCAAACCCCTGCCTGGATTTGGGCTGTAGCTGCCATTGCAGTTGGACTTCTGATTTTGATTCCTCTGGTGGTCTTTCTGGTGATGAGGAAGATGAGATTGCAGCGATCAGAGAACAACGGCACTGTTAGGGTGAGACATCGGTCTAAAGTTGCTAACGATGATGACAGCAGCAAATCCAAGGCCTGGATGCAACACACACCACACCAAGAGCAACGAGTTCGATAtagcagagagaaagataaaattAGCCTtcggaagaaaaagaaatacaaggaagcagagaaaaagaggaggagggaacCGTTAGGGGAGGATGCCATACGAATGCG GCCTATGAAAAGGGATCAAGAGCCAGGAAGTGACACAGATTTTACCCAAAGCTCAATGGAGGACATCAACATAATGTGCTCCAGGCGACTGGAGGACCCATCCATCTGTGACCACAGGACCGCGGACCAGAGACACTTTCGGCCTGGAGCCGTGCAAACCCGCAGGCCAATACAAC CTCCACCTAGAGGATGGGAAAGGAATGCCATGCCTCCTCCTTTGCTCAGTCCCCCCCAGCAG TCAGCAGAGTGGTGTGGTCCCGATGGGtctgtggttctgatccgaGCTGTGCGCAGTGGGCTGGACAGAGTGGTCCTGGAACTGTTGCAAGCTGGAGTTCCAGTAAACAACACAGATCATACTG GGAGATCAGCCCTACACTGGGCATGCTCAGTAAATCACCTCTCCCTAGCAAGGACCCTCATTCGCTATGGAGCTGCTGTGGACCTTCAAGACAACAAG ggTGAGACAGcgctcttcctctcctccctccatgGCTGTTATGACACTTCCAGGCTTCTCCTGCTTCATGGTGCCAACCTGGAGCTGCATGACCGGAGGGGCCGTCGTCCAATCGATGTGGCCAGAGAGGCCATGCACCATCAGGTCCTGGAGCTCTTGCTGGCTCACCAGATCCAGAGAGGGCCTGTTCCTGTTAACACGGCCAGCGATGTGATGTGGGAGGAGCGTGCTCTAATGTACTCACCCTGGGTCAGTTCTCAGGGTCTCCCTGGAAGAAGCGCCTCATTCTCTGGGATGATAGCCCATCGAGACATGACCTCAACACCTCAGAA TGATTGGTCAATGGGCCGAATGCAGTACCCACCGCCCCAGAACTGGAGACCCCAGCTCAATCAATCAGCCACGGCACTCGTTCCTCCAAGAGTCATGGGTCGTTCCCCTCGGCCAATCAGTACCTTACAGGAGGTGACATCAGAAGACGAGGATCGTGACAGGCATCACGAAAACCCCCGAGCCACTACACCTCACTTCCTCTCTCCCCAGCCAGCCCCTCGGCAGCGCTCTTTCTCTTGTACCCAGCATGCACTGCAGCGCCGCTCCAGCGCTCTCCAGCCTGAGCCGAATTACCTCATTGTGACAGACAGAACAGCCAATGAGCCCATTGAAAGGGTGGTGGTTTCACCCCCACCGACCACTGCCGCCCAACCAGATCGCCAACCAGCGATGAACGTTGAAAATACCAGCAGAGTGAATCAGGCCGCAGTGAGTTCAGTGAATACTGAGCAGAAACCCAACACAAACAGCACCACTGACTCCACGCAAACAGTCTTGTAG